From Salirhabdus salicampi:
GAACAACCGGCTTAACAGCATTGGCTAAATCGTTAATATTTAACACTTCTACGCTTTGAAACTCACAAACTTTATTTAAGTTAAAATCGTTAGTCACTAAAATCCCATCTAACCTCTTCGCAAGCTTCACAAGTTTGCTGTCTACTTCACTTATTTCCTCAAAGTCCCCTTCAAAAATCTGGACTTGTATCGATAGCTCTTTTTGCATTCGATTGAGTACGTCTAACCCCCGTCTCCCCCGATTACGTTTTAGAACGTCGGAAGAATCCGCAATATGTTGCAGTTCTTCTAATACAAACTGAGGAATAACAACCGTCCCTTCTAAAAACTTCGTTTGGCATATATCCGCTATTCGACCATCGATAATAACGCTTGTGTCTAAAATTTTCGGCCTTATGCTTAGTAATGTATCTGCATCCTCATCGTCTGCTGATTTTCGCTTATCTTTTCGGGATGCAGAGAGAAGATTAACAAATTCATTACGACGCTTAAATCCAACTTGGAACCCTAAGTATCCTAAAATAACGGTGAGAAAGATCGGAATAACTTGTGATACGAGTTGAATCTGAATGTCCTGCAACGGAATATTTACTAAAAACGCAACCAATAACCCAATAATTAATCCAATACTACCAAACATCAAATCTGCAACAGGTGCTTTTACTAATGTTTCTTCTACCCAACGCAAAAAATTCACAATATAATCTACAAGCCAAAATGTAGATAAAAATAATATAATTGCACCAATAAAAATCCCAGTGTAAGGCGATAGTAATAAGCCAGGTGTACTTTCCCACAACCCAAGTAAATCAGGCATGTATAAGTAACCGACAGTTCCACCAGCTATTACAATAAATAGTTGAATCGTCCTTTTTAACACAATGGTCACCTCCTGTCTGCTAGTATTCCCAAAAAACC
This genomic window contains:
- a CDS encoding PIN/TRAM domain-containing protein, with translation MLKRTIQLFIVIAGGTVGYLYMPDLLGLWESTPGLLLSPYTGIFIGAIILFLSTFWLVDYIVNFLRWVEETLVKAPVADLMFGSIGLIIGLLVAFLVNIPLQDIQIQLVSQVIPIFLTVILGYLGFQVGFKRRNEFVNLLSASRKDKRKSADDEDADTLLSIRPKILDTSVIIDGRIADICQTKFLEGTVVIPQFVLEELQHIADSSDVLKRNRGRRGLDVLNRMQKELSIQVQIFEGDFEEISEVDSKLVKLAKRLDGILVTNDFNLNKVCEFQSVEVLNINDLANAVKPVVLPGEELTVHVIKDGKEEKQGVAYLDDGTMIVVEEGKNYIGKTIEVLVTSVLQTSAGRMIFAKPKLLEKAL